A section of the Streptococcus oriscaviae genome encodes:
- a CDS encoding aminotransferase class V-fold PLP-dependent enzyme, protein MTSVDFASIRQDFPVLHQVVNDEPLVYLDNAATTQKPKQVLEVLADYYQKDNANVHRGVHTLSERATARYEAARQTVADFIHAKTAREVIFTRGTTTSLNWVAQFAQDLLQPGDEVVLSIMEHHSNIIPWQEACRKTGAQLRYVYLKDGQLDVAGLKELLNHKTKFVSLAHVSNVLGSVAPVKEIAELVHQVGAYLVVDGAQSTPHMAINVQDLDVDFFAFSGHKMLGPTGIGVLYGKEELLQKMNPVEFGGEMIEFVSKQTASWKDLPWKFEAGTPNIAGAIGLAAAIDYLTDLGMDAIEAHMVELMNYIFPKLQAIPSLSIVGSHDVAKRTGLIAFNLDGLHPHDVATALDYEGVAVRAGHHCAQPLLAHLQLPSTVRASFYIYNSKADCDKLVEAILKTKEYFHGTL, encoded by the coding sequence ATGACATCAGTTGATTTTGCAAGTATTCGTCAGGATTTTCCTGTTTTACATCAGGTGGTTAACGATGAGCCGCTTGTCTACTTGGACAATGCCGCTACCACCCAAAAACCCAAGCAGGTCTTGGAAGTCTTGGCGGACTATTATCAAAAGGATAATGCCAATGTTCACCGTGGCGTTCATACGCTGTCAGAACGAGCAACCGCTCGCTACGAAGCGGCCCGCCAAACGGTTGCGGACTTTATCCATGCAAAGACCGCCAGAGAAGTTATTTTTACTCGTGGGACAACAACCAGCCTGAACTGGGTAGCCCAGTTTGCCCAAGACCTGTTGCAACCTGGGGATGAAGTTGTTTTATCAATCATGGAACACCATTCCAATATCATCCCTTGGCAAGAAGCGTGCCGAAAGACCGGCGCTCAGCTCCGCTATGTCTATCTCAAAGACGGACAATTGGATGTGGCTGGATTGAAGGAGTTGCTCAACCATAAGACAAAGTTTGTTTCGCTAGCCCATGTTTCCAATGTTTTAGGCAGTGTTGCTCCGGTTAAGGAAATTGCGGAGCTGGTTCATCAAGTCGGAGCCTATTTGGTAGTGGACGGTGCTCAGTCAACACCTCATATGGCCATCAATGTACAAGACTTAGACGTTGATTTCTTTGCCTTTTCGGGTCATAAAATGCTCGGCCCAACAGGTATAGGAGTTCTCTATGGCAAGGAAGAATTGCTCCAGAAAATGAATCCAGTGGAGTTTGGTGGAGAAATGATTGAGTTTGTTTCGAAGCAGACCGCCAGCTGGAAGGACTTGCCGTGGAAATTTGAGGCCGGCACACCCAATATTGCAGGTGCCATCGGACTTGCGGCAGCCATTGATTATCTGACAGATTTAGGAATGGATGCAATAGAAGCCCATATGGTTGAATTGATGAACTACATTTTTCCAAAACTTCAAGCCATTCCAAGTCTCAGTATTGTCGGCAGTCACGATGTGGCCAAACGCACAGGTCTAATCGCCTTCAACCTCGATGGCTTGCACCCACATGATGTAGCAACTGCATTGGATTACGAAGGGGTTGCTGTTCGAGCCGGTCACCACTGTGCCCAACCCTTGCTTGCCCATCTCCAGCTTCCATCGACTGTCCGCGCCAGCTTTTACATTTACAACAGCAAGGCGGACTGCGACAAACTGGTAGAGGCTATCCTTAAAACAAAGGAGTACTTCCATGGCACTCTCTAA
- a CDS encoding oligopeptide ABC transporter substrate-binding protein, translating to MKKKRNWLALAGVTLLSASVLVACGSKSSTSSKAPETTFPAEVTHDGDAISGGQLNYAIVAASTSTGLLIDELTDNNVDSTFGGMVDSSMFGYDGNRKLDDSGLAKVDFDIEGKKLTVTLTGKDYKWSDGEAFTIDDYIFTIKAMADKGYTGVRFDDRFTNIVGMDEFVAGTATDISGLEKVDDYTVVLNVKEMTPSMMYAGGNVPAFVMPEHIYKDIPVADWEASEYSRTAKHVGMGPFKVKDIVSGESVTFVANENYFKGKPKLDSVKMDIVSPDTIVSEMKAGNYDIADMPTDQLDSYKDLSNITVTGSLASVYEYISFNLGTYDETAKKNVMNESAKMNNVNLRQAIAYAIDTKQAGEALYNGLYRPANSLIISFFGDVHDSELPGYTYDPEKAKELLDEAGYKDVDGDGLREDPNGEKLTINFAARKRTEANETLIQQYLTWWKEVGLDVQLYTGRTIEINSFYDMLQANDANIDMYAGGWSTGYDPDPTGLWGPSAMFNFSRFVSDENTALLKAIASVESFDEKTNVENFKKWQQYAYEQAFAIPTFENEELTAVNKRVKYFDNYYGSASKGSVQAWEKVELTADKGVVSE from the coding sequence ATGAAAAAGAAACGTAACTGGCTTGCTCTTGCAGGTGTAACGCTTTTGTCTGCATCTGTACTTGTGGCTTGTGGTTCTAAATCTTCAACAAGTTCAAAAGCTCCGGAAACAACTTTCCCTGCTGAAGTGACTCACGATGGGGACGCGATTTCAGGCGGTCAATTGAACTATGCTATTGTTGCTGCATCAACTTCTACCGGTCTTTTGATTGACGAGTTGACAGACAATAACGTTGACTCTACTTTTGGTGGGATGGTCGATAGTTCTATGTTTGGCTATGACGGCAACCGTAAGTTGGACGACTCAGGTCTTGCTAAGGTGGACTTTGACATCGAAGGCAAGAAGCTGACCGTTACTTTGACTGGTAAAGACTACAAGTGGTCAGACGGCGAAGCCTTCACTATTGATGACTACATCTTCACCATCAAGGCGATGGCAGATAAGGGTTATACTGGTGTACGTTTCGACGACCGCTTTACCAACATCGTCGGTATGGATGAGTTCGTTGCAGGAACAGCAACTGACATCTCAGGTCTTGAGAAGGTGGATGACTACACAGTTGTCTTGAACGTGAAAGAAATGACTCCTTCTATGATGTATGCTGGTGGTAATGTCCCTGCATTCGTTATGCCAGAGCACATCTACAAAGACATTCCAGTAGCAGACTGGGAAGCAAGCGAGTACTCTCGTACAGCTAAGCATGTAGGTATGGGACCATTCAAGGTAAAAGACATCGTTAGCGGTGAGTCTGTTACCTTTGTAGCCAACGAGAACTACTTCAAAGGCAAACCAAAATTGGACAGCGTGAAGATGGACATTGTTTCACCAGACACCATCGTATCTGAGATGAAAGCTGGTAACTACGACATCGCTGACATGCCAACAGACCAGTTGGACTCTTACAAAGACCTGTCAAACATCACAGTTACAGGAAGTCTGGCTTCAGTTTATGAGTACATCTCATTCAACCTTGGAACCTACGATGAAACTGCTAAGAAGAATGTGATGAATGAAAGTGCGAAGATGAACAACGTTAATCTTCGTCAAGCGATTGCCTACGCTATCGATACAAAACAAGCAGGCGAAGCGCTTTACAATGGTCTGTATCGTCCGGCAAACTCATTGATTATCTCCTTCTTCGGCGATGTACACGATTCTGAGTTGCCAGGATACACCTACGACCCAGAAAAAGCAAAAGAGCTCTTGGATGAAGCAGGCTACAAGGATGTAGATGGTGATGGCCTTCGCGAAGATCCAAATGGTGAAAAACTCACTATCAACTTTGCTGCTCGTAAGCGTACAGAAGCAAACGAAACCCTTATCCAACAATACTTGACATGGTGGAAAGAAGTTGGTTTGGATGTTCAGCTTTACACAGGTCGTACGATTGAAATCAACTCATTCTACGATATGTTGCAAGCCAACGATGCCAACATCGACATGTACGCTGGTGGCTGGTCAACAGGTTATGATCCAGACCCAACAGGTCTTTGGGGACCAAGCGCAATGTTCAACTTCTCACGTTTCGTATCAGATGAGAACACTGCCTTGCTCAAAGCTATTGCTTCTGTAGAATCATTTGATGAAAAGACAAATGTTGAAAACTTCAAGAAATGGCAACAATATGCTTACGAACAAGCCTTTGCTATTCCAACATTTGAAAACGAAGAGTTGACTGCGGTAAACAAACGCGTGAAATACTTTGACAACTACTATGGTTCAGCATCTAAAGGTTCAGTTCAGGCTTGGGAAAAGGTTGAATTGACAGCTGACAAAGGTGTCGTTTCAGAATAA
- the opp4B gene encoding oligopeptide ABC transporter permease: MWKTILRRLLMMIPQVIILSIIAFFVAKMMPGDPFTGMIDPSIDPAIIEKMRIEAGYYDPIHIQYFRWIGNILQGDFGQSFLFKQPVINIVMERLNNTIWLSLLTMILTYLIALPLGMIAGRYQNSLADRAIVLYNFLTFSTPIFIFAILLLWLFGFTLGWFPTRGSVDSGVEGFALLASRLHHMILPALTMAILSTTGTIQYLRTGVIDAKGQDYVRTARAKGVPEKVVYNRHIFRNSILPIASFLGYELTGLIGGAIFVESIFTYPGMGQLFISSLTTRDYSVVLALILLFGFATLLGTLLSDIIMSIVDPRIRVK, from the coding sequence ATGTGGAAAACAATATTACGTCGTTTATTGATGATGATTCCTCAGGTGATTATTCTTAGTATCATCGCCTTCTTCGTGGCCAAGATGATGCCGGGGGATCCATTTACAGGGATGATTGACCCGTCTATTGACCCAGCCATTATTGAAAAGATGCGAATTGAAGCAGGCTACTATGACCCAATTCATATTCAATATTTCAGATGGATTGGTAACATCTTGCAAGGTGATTTCGGTCAAAGTTTCCTCTTCAAACAACCAGTTATCAACATTGTTATGGAACGTCTGAACAACACGATTTGGTTGTCGCTTTTGACGATGATTCTGACCTACCTTATCGCCTTGCCACTTGGTATGATTGCAGGTCGCTACCAGAACTCTCTTGCTGATCGTGCGATTGTCCTCTATAACTTTTTGACCTTCTCAACTCCTATCTTCATCTTTGCCATCCTCCTTCTATGGTTGTTTGGCTTCACCTTGGGATGGTTCCCAACCCGTGGTTCGGTAGATTCTGGTGTTGAAGGGTTTGCACTCTTGGCTAGCCGTTTGCATCACATGATCCTTCCTGCTCTGACCATGGCCATTCTCTCCACGACAGGTACGATTCAATACCTGAGAACAGGAGTAATCGACGCTAAAGGACAGGACTACGTTCGGACTGCTCGTGCGAAGGGTGTTCCAGAGAAGGTTGTTTACAACCGTCATATCTTCCGCAATTCTATTTTGCCGATTGCATCCTTCTTGGGGTATGAATTGACTGGTTTGATTGGTGGGGCGATTTTCGTAGAATCTATCTTCACTTACCCAGGTATGGGGCAACTCTTCATTAGTTCATTAACAACCCGTGATTACAGTGTTGTCTTGGCTCTTATCTTGTTATTTGGTTTTGCAACACTCTTGGGTACCCTTTTGTCAGATATTATTATGAGTATTGTTGATCCGCGTATCCGCGTGAAGTAA
- the pbp3 gene encoding D-alanyl-D-alanine carboxypeptidase PBP3, translating to MRKYIALLVGLALSLFLGGPKLAAEDFSVAAKHAIAVEVSTGKILYEQDSQTQAGVASITKLLTVYLVYEAIEKGELQLTTPVDISDYPFSLTSNPLLTNVILDSRNYTVEELLHASLISSSNSAAIALAEKIAGSETAFVDRMREKLKEWGITEAKIYNVSGLDNEDSGEHIYPGSKTEDFNTLSALDVAIITRKLILDFPQVLDITSKLAFDLEGETYYNTNQMLEGGTHARGGVDGLKTGFSDATGASFVATTTQNDMRIITVVIQATDGNIDPDNRFVATNNLINYVYENFSAVPLVEKGKQYKKSSVAVFNGQTSKAPAVAAEQLLVIQRKNSDKEITARFEAATDELDAPLTAGTAAGTLYVSDTDLIGKGYLEKQPSVEMVIGKDVKEASWPTSWWNQFVRYVNENL from the coding sequence ATGCGTAAATATATTGCCCTCTTGGTCGGACTGGCTCTGTCTCTGTTTTTGGGCGGCCCCAAGCTTGCTGCTGAGGATTTTTCTGTTGCTGCCAAGCATGCGATTGCTGTTGAGGTCAGCACTGGAAAAATTCTATACGAACAGGATTCCCAAACACAAGCAGGTGTTGCCTCTATCACAAAATTGCTAACTGTCTATTTGGTTTACGAAGCGATTGAAAAGGGAGAACTCCAATTGACAACTCCTGTGGATATTTCTGATTATCCATTTAGTTTAACCAGCAATCCCTTGTTAACCAATGTTATCCTAGATTCTCGGAATTATACAGTAGAGGAGCTGCTCCATGCTTCACTGATTTCTTCATCTAATAGTGCCGCTATTGCGCTGGCAGAAAAAATCGCCGGAAGCGAAACAGCTTTCGTTGATCGCATGAGGGAAAAATTGAAAGAGTGGGGTATCACAGAAGCAAAGATTTATAATGTTTCTGGCTTGGACAATGAGGATTCGGGAGAACATATTTACCCTGGTTCTAAGACCGAAGACTTTAACACCCTGTCCGCACTGGATGTTGCTATCATCACTCGCAAGCTCATCTTGGACTTCCCTCAAGTCTTGGACATCACCTCAAAACTAGCTTTTGATTTGGAAGGTGAAACCTACTATAATACCAACCAGATGCTAGAAGGAGGCACCCATGCCAGAGGGGGTGTGGATGGTCTAAAAACAGGTTTTTCAGACGCAACTGGTGCTTCATTTGTCGCAACAACTACTCAAAATGATATGCGCATCATCACCGTCGTTATTCAAGCAACCGATGGAAATATCGACCCTGATAATCGCTTTGTAGCAACCAACAACCTCATCAACTATGTCTACGAGAACTTCTCAGCTGTTCCCCTCGTTGAAAAAGGCAAGCAATACAAAAAGAGTTCGGTGGCTGTTTTCAATGGTCAAACAAGCAAGGCACCTGCTGTGGCAGCTGAACAACTTCTGGTCATTCAGCGTAAAAACAGTGACAAAGAAATAACCGCTCGTTTTGAAGCGGCAACTGACGAATTGGATGCCCCGCTTACTGCTGGAACCGCAGCCGGAACACTGTACGTCAGCGATACCGACCTGATTGGAAAAGGCTATCTGGAAAAACAACCTAGCGTTGAAATGGTCATCGGTAAGGATGTCAAGGAGGCTTCTTGGCCGACCTCTTGGTGGAACCAGTTTGTCCGCTACGTCAATGAAAACCTCTAA
- the sufU gene encoding Fe-S cluster assembly sulfur transfer protein SufU: MALSKLDSLYMAVVTEHSKSPRHKGKLDGVEALQLHNPTCGDVIELSLKLEKGIITDIAFDGIGCTISTASASMMTEAVLGKSIHQARELADTFSSLVQGQEVNEQEQLGDAFLLAGVAKFPQRIKCATLSWNALKKALDRQAEQGE; this comes from the coding sequence ATGGCACTCTCTAAACTTGATTCGCTCTACATGGCGGTTGTGACGGAGCATTCCAAATCCCCCCGCCACAAAGGAAAACTAGATGGAGTGGAAGCTCTTCAGCTCCACAACCCCACCTGCGGTGATGTGATTGAGCTTTCTCTTAAATTAGAAAAGGGAATTATCACGGATATCGCTTTTGATGGCATTGGCTGCACGATTTCAACAGCTTCAGCCTCTATGATGACCGAAGCCGTCTTGGGAAAAAGTATCCATCAGGCTAGGGAGTTGGCGGATACATTCTCAAGCCTCGTTCAAGGACAAGAGGTGAATGAACAAGAACAGCTGGGAGATGCCTTCCTTCTTGCAGGAGTTGCCAAATTTCCTCAACGAATCAAATGCGCAACCCTTTCTTGGAATGCCCTAAAAAAAGCCCTAGACAGACAAGCAGAGCAGGGTGAATAA
- a CDS encoding ABC transporter ATP-binding protein, translating into MSKEKPLLEIKDLHVGFRIGDDFFDAVDGVSINLQKNEILAIVGESGCGKSTLATTIMGLHNPLNTKIQGSIQYNNQELVGMDEAKYNTIRGNDIGMIFQDPLASLNPLMTIGSQIDEALVYHTDLNAAERKERVLELLAQVGIPNPQRTFKQYPHELSGGMRQRIIIAIALSCKPPIIIADEPTTALDVTIQAQILDLLNDIQAETGSGIILITHDLGVVAETADRVAVMYGGQFVEVAPVEELFTNPKHPYTRSLLKSNPQSGSEGGDLHVIEGIVPPITKMIRTGCRFAPRIPWLKQEAHEANPGMHEVSPNHFVRCTCYETFYFKEEA; encoded by the coding sequence GTGAGTAAGGAAAAACCGCTTTTAGAAATTAAAGATTTACACGTCGGATTCCGAATTGGCGACGATTTTTTTGACGCAGTAGATGGTGTTTCCATCAATCTTCAAAAGAATGAAATTCTTGCGATAGTGGGAGAATCCGGTTGTGGTAAGTCAACCCTGGCAACCACTATCATGGGCTTGCACAATCCGCTAAACACAAAGATTCAAGGCAGCATTCAGTACAACAACCAAGAATTGGTTGGTATGGATGAAGCCAAGTACAATACCATTCGTGGAAATGACATTGGTATGATTTTCCAAGATCCATTGGCTTCCCTCAACCCTCTGATGACCATCGGTTCTCAGATTGATGAAGCTCTTGTTTACCACACGGATTTGAATGCAGCAGAACGCAAAGAGCGCGTCTTGGAATTATTGGCACAAGTAGGTATTCCAAATCCGCAACGTACTTTCAAGCAATACCCGCATGAACTCTCAGGAGGGATGCGTCAGCGGATTATCATTGCCATTGCCTTGTCATGTAAACCACCAATTATTATCGCTGATGAACCAACCACTGCCCTAGACGTGACCATTCAGGCACAAATCTTGGATTTGCTTAACGACATTCAGGCAGAAACAGGCTCAGGTATCATTTTGATTACTCACGACCTCGGTGTTGTTGCAGAAACAGCAGATCGAGTAGCCGTTATGTACGGCGGACAATTTGTAGAAGTGGCTCCAGTAGAGGAACTCTTCACCAATCCAAAACACCCATATACCCGCTCGCTGCTCAAATCAAACCCACAATCAGGTAGCGAGGGTGGCGATTTGCACGTTATCGAAGGAATCGTGCCGCCAATCACCAAGATGATTCGTACAGGTTGCCGTTTTGCACCGCGGATTCCATGGCTTAAGCAGGAAGCCCACGAAGCAAACCCTGGCATGCACGAAGTTTCACCAAACCACTTTGTGCGTTGTACTTGTTATGAAACATTCTACTTTAAGGAGGAAGCCTAA
- a CDS encoding ATP-binding cassette domain-containing protein, producing MGFIEVKDLKVHYPIRSGFFNRVTDHVYAVDGVNINFEEGKTYGLVGESGSGKSTIGKAIIGLERSTAGQIIYEGQDITNKSRRKKGAFNRDVQMIFQDSLSSFNPKKRILDIIAEPIRNFERLSPDEEKKKVLQLLDTIGLNEEALIKYPHEFSGGQRQRIGVARALASNPRLIIADEPVSALDLSVQAQVLNYMKRIQDEFKLSYLFISHDLGVVQHMCDELFIMYRGRFVETGSKGDIYNNPQHIYTKRLLSAIPVIDPVNRQKNKENRLAAEKEYQEKQGLYYDENGRVYDLQSFSATHQVALPEGGKI from the coding sequence ATGGGATTTATTGAAGTTAAAGATTTAAAAGTTCATTATCCGATTCGTAGTGGCTTCTTTAACCGTGTCACCGACCATGTGTATGCCGTTGACGGTGTGAACATCAACTTTGAAGAAGGAAAGACCTACGGACTTGTTGGAGAGTCCGGTTCAGGAAAATCAACCATCGGTAAAGCCATCATTGGTTTGGAACGCTCAACAGCAGGACAAATCATTTACGAAGGACAAGACATCACCAACAAATCCCGTAGAAAAAAAGGTGCCTTCAATCGTGATGTGCAAATGATCTTCCAGGATTCCTTGTCTAGTTTCAACCCTAAAAAGCGTATTTTAGACATTATTGCTGAGCCAATCCGTAACTTTGAACGCCTCTCTCCAGATGAAGAAAAGAAGAAAGTCCTCCAGTTGCTTGATACCATCGGACTCAACGAAGAAGCTTTAATCAAGTACCCACACGAATTTTCTGGTGGTCAGCGCCAACGTATCGGTGTTGCTCGTGCCTTGGCAAGCAACCCACGGTTGATTATTGCCGATGAGCCCGTTTCTGCCTTGGACCTATCTGTTCAGGCGCAGGTGTTGAACTACATGAAACGTATTCAAGATGAGTTCAAATTAAGCTATCTCTTCATTTCCCACGACCTTGGTGTGGTTCAGCACATGTGTGACGAACTCTTCATCATGTATCGCGGTCGCTTCGTTGAAACAGGAAGCAAGGGAGATATTTACAACAACCCGCAACACATCTACACCAAACGCTTGTTGTCTGCTATCCCGGTTATCGACCCAGTCAACCGCCAGAAAAACAAGGAAAATCGTTTGGCAGCAGAAAAAGAATATCAAGAAAAACAAGGTCTTTACTACGATGAGAACGGTCGCGTCTACGACCTGCAGTCGTTCTCAGCGACCCATCAGGTAGCCTTGCCGGAAGGAGGAAAAATCTAA
- a CDS encoding ABC transporter permease, giving the protein MSKETKKQQQTASTPPGGFRIIAREFMKDKVALGSLILLVTILLTVFIGAALLNQEEVMKVNLMGRYLEPGVDGFILGTDEGGKDIFGQLIIGARNSILIGFSITIITSFIGVSLGIISGYYGGRIDGFLMRVVDFIMILPMTMMIIVFVTVIKNYTIYHFILIMSAFYWTFKARLFRTRTLSESRLDYVSASKTLGSSDFMIMFREILPNLSSLIIVNLTLNFAGNIGIETSLTYLGFGLPSTVPSLGTLISNARNADILENKTWIWLPAALFILVMMLCINYIGQAFQRAADAKQRLG; this is encoded by the coding sequence GTGAGTAAAGAAACAAAGAAACAACAACAAACGGCTTCTACTCCTCCAGGTGGATTCCGTATTATCGCTCGGGAGTTTATGAAAGATAAGGTAGCCCTAGGTTCCCTTATCCTCCTCGTAACCATTTTGTTAACGGTCTTTATCGGAGCGGCCTTGCTGAATCAAGAAGAGGTTATGAAAGTAAACTTGATGGGCCGTTATCTAGAGCCGGGAGTCGATGGCTTCATTCTTGGAACAGATGAAGGTGGTAAAGACATCTTCGGTCAGCTGATTATCGGTGCTCGTAATTCCATTCTTATCGGATTTTCGATTACCATTATTACAAGTTTTATCGGTGTATCGCTCGGTATTATTTCTGGATACTACGGCGGACGCATTGATGGCTTCCTCATGCGGGTCGTTGACTTTATCATGATTCTGCCGATGACAATGATGATTATTGTGTTTGTAACAGTTATCAAAAACTATACTATCTATCATTTCATCCTCATCATGAGTGCCTTTTATTGGACTTTCAAAGCCCGTTTGTTCCGGACAAGAACACTATCAGAATCTCGTTTAGACTACGTTAGTGCTTCAAAAACTCTGGGTTCAAGTGACTTCATGATTATGTTCAGAGAAATCTTGCCGAACTTGAGCTCCCTCATCATCGTTAACCTAACCTTGAACTTTGCAGGGAATATTGGTATTGAAACTTCTTTGACCTACCTTGGTTTTGGTCTACCATCAACCGTACCAAGTTTAGGAACCCTGATTTCAAACGCCCGCAATGCTGACATCTTGGAAAACAAAACCTGGATTTGGCTACCTGCGGCTCTGTTTATCCTTGTAATGATGCTCTGCATCAACTATATCGGCCAAGCCTTCCAACGTGCTGCCGATGCAAAACAACGTTTGGGATAA
- the sufB gene encoding Fe-S cluster assembly protein SufB: MSEERIEPTPIDLGEYKFGFHDDGIELVASTGKGLSEEVIREISRIKGEPEWMLEYRLKSYETFRKMPMQTWGADLSELDFDDIVYYQKPSDKPARSWEDVPDKIKETFERIGIPEAERAYLAGASAQYESEVVYHNMKEEYDKHGIIFTDTDSALKEHPELFKKYFGKLVPPSDNKLAALNSAVWSGGTFIYVPKGVKLDIPLQTYFRINNEGTGQFERTLIIVDEGASVHYVEGCTAPTYSTASLHAAIVEIIAHEGAYMRYTTIQNWSDNVYNLVTKRARAEKNATVEWIDGNLGAKTTMKYPAVYLEGEGARGTMLSIAFANKGQVQDTGAKMIHNAPRTSSSIVSKSIARGGGEVNYRGQVTFNKDSKKSVSHIECDTIIMDGISKSDTIPFNEIHNSQVALEHEAKVSKISEEQLYYLMSRGLSEGEATEMIVMGFVEPFTKELPMEYAVELNRLIAYEMEGSVG; this comes from the coding sequence ATGTCAGAAGAAAGAATTGAACCGACCCCTATTGATTTAGGGGAATACAAATTTGGTTTTCATGATGATGGTATTGAATTGGTTGCTTCGACTGGAAAAGGTTTAAGTGAAGAGGTCATTCGTGAGATTTCTCGTATCAAAGGAGAACCTGAATGGATGTTAGAATACCGCCTCAAATCCTATGAAACCTTCCGAAAAATGCCCATGCAGACCTGGGGTGCAGATTTGTCAGAATTAGATTTTGACGACATTGTTTATTACCAAAAACCGTCCGACAAACCGGCCCGTAGCTGGGAAGATGTTCCTGATAAGATCAAAGAAACCTTTGAACGGATTGGGATTCCAGAAGCTGAACGTGCCTACTTAGCCGGAGCGTCAGCTCAATACGAGTCGGAAGTGGTCTACCACAATATGAAAGAAGAATACGATAAGCATGGTATTATCTTTACCGATACCGACTCTGCTCTCAAAGAGCATCCGGAGCTATTTAAAAAGTACTTTGGAAAGTTAGTGCCACCAAGCGATAACAAATTGGCGGCTCTCAACTCTGCTGTTTGGTCAGGCGGCACCTTTATCTATGTTCCTAAAGGAGTTAAATTAGACATTCCATTGCAAACCTACTTCCGAATTAACAATGAAGGAACCGGCCAATTTGAGCGGACCTTGATTATTGTTGATGAGGGGGCAAGTGTGCACTATGTAGAAGGTTGTACAGCCCCAACCTACTCAACAGCCAGTCTGCACGCGGCGATTGTTGAGATTATTGCCCACGAAGGGGCTTATATGCGCTATACCACCATCCAGAACTGGTCTGACAATGTGTATAACTTGGTAACCAAGCGGGCCCGAGCAGAGAAAAACGCTACGGTCGAGTGGATTGACGGCAACCTTGGTGCTAAGACAACGATGAAATACCCTGCGGTCTACTTGGAAGGAGAAGGGGCGCGTGGAACCATGCTTTCTATCGCCTTCGCCAACAAAGGACAAGTGCAAGACACCGGTGCCAAGATGATTCATAACGCTCCGCGTACCTCATCTTCCATCGTGTCCAAGTCCATCGCACGCGGAGGCGGAGAAGTGAACTACCGTGGACAAGTCACCTTCAACAAAGATTCAAAGAAATCTGTCAGCCACATCGAATGTGATACCATTATCATGGATGGGATTTCCAAGTCGGACACGATTCCTTTCAACGAAATCCATAACTCCCAAGTGGCCCTAGAACACGAAGCCAAGGTGTCTAAAATTTCAGAAGAACAGCTCTACTACCTCATGAGCCGCGGCTTATCAGAAGGAGAAGCCACAGAAATGATTGTCATGGGCTTTGTAGAACCCTTCACCAAAGAACTCCCAATGGAATACGCCGTCGAACTCAACAGACTGATTGCTTATGAGATGGAGGGGAGCGTTGGCTAA
- a CDS encoding PadR family transcriptional regulator, producing the protein MNDKLKRVYVPMTETAFYILFHLQEERHGYEITQKTKEMTAGQVVISPGTMYGTLSKMEKDGLIVFVREEDKRKFYHITDVGQEILEIELARIERLYWNSKGESYGN; encoded by the coding sequence ATGAACGATAAGTTAAAGCGAGTCTATGTCCCTATGACAGAAACTGCCTTCTATATCCTTTTTCATTTGCAGGAAGAGCGGCATGGGTATGAGATTACACAAAAGACAAAGGAGATGACCGCTGGTCAAGTTGTTATCAGTCCTGGAACCATGTACGGAACCTTGTCCAAGATGGAAAAGGATGGCCTGATTGTATTTGTCAGAGAAGAAGATAAAAGGAAATTCTATCATATAACGGATGTGGGACAGGAAATCTTAGAGATAGAACTAGCCAGGATTGAACGCCTCTATTGGAATAGCAAGGGGGAAAGTTATGGAAACTAA